A genome region from Schistocerca americana isolate TAMUIC-IGC-003095 chromosome 1, iqSchAmer2.1, whole genome shotgun sequence includes the following:
- the LOC124551139 gene encoding small RNA 2'-O-methyltransferase, which yields MIITFHVALLELWNVVKNCLDIGKHEVADTVIYPGVSRYSVHGVEFYPPVNVQRQEAVYQIISDFSSRASVKKIVDFGCGRFQYFKLFKNIIGVEEILEIDVNEEMLYHEHSRIAPTASDFLTRRKVDCKVQVLQGSISDLDCRLLGTDIFVCIEVIEHLFPETLESVPYTVFGFMKPQIAIFSTPNRDINILFDMRTPFRDEDHKFEWSRMQFKCWGNNIVQRYPEYEVSYYGIGKGPEGAESLGCCSQLALFSKKLETTYPGFERPEGQLIYKLIAEYNYLANSHDEEGKSVLDEVWEIIQHMNLSNDYYDADLCVPLSLLHSKLKSNTLTISELREVLENGMWKVRDCSGETYVFPYAENNNDSDDFEDDQYADESGLSVVIEQTEGYESSWEQCVPEEEQWSVEDEASVNEIS from the coding sequence ATGATTATTACATTTCATGTAGCTCTGCTTGAACTGTGGAATGTTGTAAAAAACTGTCTGGATATAGGTAAGCACGAAGTTGCGGACACTGTGATTTATCCCGGTGTATCGAGATATAGTGTACATGGTGTTGAATTCTATCCACCTGTGAATGTTCAGAGACAGGAAGCTGTGTATCAAATTATCAGTGACTTCAGTTCGCGTGCAAGTGTTAAAAAAATTGTTGATTTTGGCTGTGGTCGCTTTCAGTACTTCAAATTGTTTAAGAACATAATTGGTGTAGAGGAAATTTTGGAAATCGATGTGAATGAAGAAATGTTGTACCATGAGCACTCTCGTATTGCTCCTACTGCAAGTGACTTTCTGACACGGCGCAAAGTGGACTGtaaagtgcaagttctgcaaggaaGTATTTCAGACTTGGATTGTCGGTTGTTGGGAACAGATATCTTCGTTTGTATTGAAGTTATTGAGCATTTGTTTCCTGAAACTCTTGAAAGTGTGCCATATACAGTATTTGGTTTTATGAAGCCTCAAATCGCCATCTTCAGTACACCTAATAGGGATATCAATATTCTGTTCGATATGCGGACACCTTTTAGAGATGAAGATCACAAGTTTGAATGGAGTCGAATGCAGTTTAAGTGCTGGGGGAATAACATTGTTCAAAGGTATCCAGAATATGAAGTAAGTTATTACGGTATTGGCAAAGGCCCAGAAGGAGCAGAATCGCTGGGATGTTGTTCCCAACTGGCATTATTTAGCAAGAAACTTGAAACAACGTATCCTGGTTTTGAAAGACCTGAGGGGCAGCTTATATACAAATTAATTGCCGAGTATAACTACCTTGCTAATAGTCACGATGAGGAAGGCAAAAGTGTTTTAGATGAAGTTTGGGAAATAATACAACATATGAATTTGTCCAATGACTATTATGATGCTGACCTGTGTGTGCCACTGTCGCTTCTGCATTCCAAACTTAAATCAAACACTCTCACCATTTCGGAGTTGAGAGAGGTCTTAGAAAATGGAATGTGGAAAGTGAGGGATTGCTCAGGAGAGACATACGTTTTTCCATATGCTGAAAATAATAATGACTCTGATGACTTTGAAGATGACCAATATGCAGATGAAAGTGGTCTTTCAGTCGTTATAGAACAGACTGAAGGCTATGAGAGTAGTTGGGAGCAATGTGTTCCAGAAGAAGAACAATGGTCCGTAGAGGATGAGGCAAGTGTGAATGAAATATCTTAG